The genome window CGGGCGTGAGGTCTCGACTCATCCGCCAAAAGGCTGCTGTACGCCTCTCTTATGCGCTCCACCGCTTGTAGGTGCTCGGGGTTGTCGAGATCGACAGCGCCGAGGAGGTCCGCTTCTTTCACCGGCGGACTGGGCGCGAAGTTCATCCGAGCCTCTAGCGCCATGGCGACGCGTGTCGCGCTAACGCTTTGCGCTACCCTCACGCCAGCCACAGCAAATGGCACAAGGGCCCATTTCCAGCCGGTGAAGTACCAGACAGCAGCGCCTATCGCGCACCAGAGCCACGTAGCATTGGCATGCGTTTGCGCGCTCGCGCGAAACTGCTCCGCTGTATTGCCATCCTTGATGGCGGCTTCGACCAAGCGCATCGGCAAGTAGTTGCTAGTCCGGTGAAGCGGTGTCCTACGGCGGCCTAACGTTCGAGCTCAACTGCAGCGGAAGGCAATAAAATGCGCGCAGCGCATACGCTAATGATCCGCTGTCTGTTGCAGCGAGTGTTACACCGCCGCGCGAAAAAGTCGACCGCTAGAGTGGCTATTCGCGACACGCGAAAGTCGCTAGCTCGTCACAGCATCGCCGTCGCCGTTGACGGGCCGGAGAAACATGGTGGCCTCAAGGGGCAAGAAGACATCGGCCACTTGGCGGAGTTGAGGGCTCAGCCCGTGTTGGAACGACGCAATCACTACCTGCTTGCCGCTTCGTTGGACCTCCGCTACCAAGGGTACAAAATCCTCGTCGCCGGTAACGAGAAGTAAGACATCGAAGTTGTCTTGATACGTGTTGCTTAGCACGTCGGTACAGATCTCGATGTCGAGGCGCTTGGACGACTCACCGCCACTTGGACGCTGATAGATCCGAGGAGTCAGCTTCATTCGCTGATTTCCGATTGTCTGACTTCCAAGGTCGCATTCGCGAAGTGCTT of Gemmatimonadota bacterium contains these proteins:
- a CDS encoding NYN domain-containing protein, yielding MMVFVDGENLVRGYERVLAARSHVEHGHKVHSPRNYIWVANPFQEFIIPFDVIRASYYFSLVGNDDVQRQASLEALRECDLGSQTIGNQRMKLTPRIYQRPSGGESSKRLDIEICTDVLSNTYQDNFDVLLLVTGDEDFVPLVAEVQRSGKQVVIASFQHGLSPQLRQVADVFLPLEATMFLRPVNGDGDAVTS